In Oenanthe melanoleuca isolate GR-GAL-2019-014 chromosome 8, OMel1.0, whole genome shotgun sequence, a single genomic region encodes these proteins:
- the KIF2C gene encoding kinesin-like protein KIF2C isoform X3: protein MDPRLYHIVYPGAVINIQRSNGAIHKATVKIVNVELSSVTVEWVECGATKGKEVDIRDVIEVNRELLGPPPADVKENVPLQDNVTSQKQKRRTTLSKIPAPREAVRGRSRMYAITESQYSLQEDEMAVDPCTSLQTRRYSSNPAAGRTRGSGLGCVPEASLSSVNGNTENHLPAARTSSSESPVRRRSNIVKEMEKMKNKREEKRAQMSEIRIKRAQEFDTTCPNWEFARMISEFRATLKCQPISISDPIEEHRICVCVRKRPLNRQELTKKECDVVTVPSKCVLMVHEPKQKVDLTKYLETQTFRFDFSFDETSSNEMVYRFTARPLVETIFEGGKATCFAYGQTGSGKTHTMGGDFSGRTQNASKGIYAFASRDVFLLLNQPRYRNQNLDVYVTFFEIYNGKVFDLLNKKAKLRVLEDGKQQVQVVGLQERPVGCAEDVIKMIAIGSACRTSGQTFANASSSRSHACFQIILRRRGQMIGKFSLVDLAGNERGADTSSADRQTRMEGAEINKSLLALKECIRALGQNKSHTPFRESKLTQVLRDSFIGTNSRTCMIAMISPGMSSCEYTLNTLRYADRVKELSPHDGGSEAQSQMETEEADTSTECSDLQFNFSKDEEEELSPHMFSYREVMTQISEREEKVVEQLRELRQRMTELDYLLGITEKPDYDLETFVSRAKYFIEDSSKNFLSVKETLDALGTAMQLEEQASKQISRRRP, encoded by the exons ATGGACCCCCGCCTCTACCACATCGTCTATCCCGGCGCCGTTATTAACATCCAGCGGAGCAACG GTGCAATCCATAAGGCAACCGTGAAGATAGTGAACGTGGAGCTTTCCAGCGTGACTGTGGAGTGGGTTGAGTGCGGGGCCACCAAAGGCAAGGAG GTTGATATTAGAGATGTGATTGAAGTAAATCGTGAATTATTAGGACCACCTCCTGCTGATGTGAAAGAGAATGTTCCTTTGCAAGACAATGTAACTTCACAG aaacagaagcGTAGAACAACCCTTTCAAAAATTCCTGCTCCACGGGAAG CTGTGCGTGGCCGTTCCAGGATGTATGCTATCACAGAATCCCAGTACAGCCTCCAGGAAGATGAGATGGCAGTAGATCCCTGCACTTCTTTGCAAACCAGGAGATATTCGTCAAATCCTG CAGCTGGCCGAACCAGGGGTAGCGGGCTGGGTTGTGTTCCAGAAGCCTCACTGTCAAGTGTAAATGGAAATACAGAGAATCATCTGCCTGCTGCTAGAACAAGCTCTTCAGAGAGCCCAG TTCGAAGAAGATCTAACATTGtgaaagagatggagaaaatgaaaaacaagagagaagaaaagagagctCAAATGAGTGAAATCAGGATAAAACGAGCGCAG GAGTTTGACACCACCTGTCCAAACTGGGAATTTGCACGTATGATCAGTGAATTCAGAGCAACTTTAAAATGCCAGCCAATATCTATAAGTGATCCA ATAGAAGAGCACAGGATTTGTGTCTGTGTGAGAAAGCGCCCTCTCAATAGGCAAG AACTTACAAAAAAGGAATGTGATGTGGTTACTGTTCCAAGCAAGTGTGTCCTGATGGTGCATGAGCCAAAGCAGAAAGTGGACCTAACAAAATACCTTGAAACCCAAACATTTAGATTTGACTTTTCATTTGATGAAACTTCTTCGAATGAAATGGTATACAG ATTCACTGCTAGACCTCTTGTAGAGACCATCTTTGAGGGTGGGAAGGCGACATGCTTTGCATATGGCCAGACAGGCAGTGGCAAGACACAT ACTATGGGTGGAGACTTCTCTGGGAGAACCCAGAATGCCTCAAAGGGCATATATGCTTTTGCCT CACGAGATGTCTTCCTCCTCCTAAACCAGCCCAGGTACAGGAATCAGAATCTGGATGTCTATGTGACTTTCTTTGAAATATACAATGGAAAA GTGTTTGATCTCTTGAATAAGAAGGCCAAGCTTCGAGTCCTGGAGGATGGCAAGCAACAGGTCCAGGTTGTTGGTCTCCAAGAAAGGCCAgttggctgtgctgaggatgtCATCAAAATGATTGCAATTGGCAGTGCCTGCAG GACATCTGGGCAGACTTTTGCAAATGCCAGCTCTTCACGGTCACACGCCTGCTTCCAAATCATACTGCGCCGAAGAGGACAAATGATTGGCAAATTTTCCTTGGTGGATCTGGCAGGAAATGAAAGGGGTGCAGACACATCTAGTGCTGATCGGCAGACACGGATGGAAGGTGCTGAAATCAATAAGAGCTTGCTGGCTTTGAAG gaGTGCATCCGAGCTTTAGGGCAGAACAAGTCTCATACCCCTTTTCGAGAGAGCAAGCTGACACAGGTGCTAAGAGACTCTTTCATAGGAACAAACTCAAGGACATGCATG ATAGCAATGATTTCTCCAGGCATGAGTTCGTGTGAGTACACCTTAAACACACTGAGATACGCTGACAG AGTGAAAGAGCTCAGCCCTCATGATGGAGGTAGTGAAGCTCAGAGTCAGATGGAGACTGAGGAGGCTGACACCAGTACAGAATGCTCAGATCTTCAATTCAAT TTCTCcaaggatgaggaggaagaacTCTCCCCCCACATGTTCAGCTATCGAGAGGTTATGACTCAAATTAGTGAACGGGAGGAGAAGGTTGTAGAACAGCTCAGAGAACTGAGACAG AGAATGACTGAACTTGACTACCTCTTGGGAATCACAGAGAAACCAGATTATGATCTTGAGACCTTTGTGAGCAGAGCTAAGTACTTCATAGAGGACAGCTCAAAGAATTTCCTCAGTGTCAAAG AAACACTGGATGCCCTGGGGACTGCCATGCAACTGGAGGAACAAGCCAGCAAGCAGATAAGCCGGAGGAGGCCTTAG
- the KIF2C gene encoding kinesin-like protein KIF2C isoform X6: MDPRLYHIVYPGAVINIQRSNGAIHKATVKIVNVELSSVTVEWVECGATKGKEVDIRDVIEVNRELLGPPPADVKENVPLQDNVTSQKQKRRTTLSKIPAPREAVRGRSRMYAITESQYSLQEDEMAVDPCTSLQTRRYSSNPVRRRSNIVKEMEKMKNKREEKRAQMSEIRIKRAQEFDTTCPNWEFARMISEFRATLKCQPISISDPIEEHRICVCVRKRPLNRQELTKKECDVVTVPSKCVLMVHEPKQKVDLTKYLETQTFRFDFSFDETSSNEMVYRFTARPLVETIFEGGKATCFAYGQTGSGKTHTMGGDFSGRTQNASKGIYAFASRDVFLLLNQPRYRNQNLDVYVTFFEIYNGKVFDLLNKKAKLRVLEDGKQQVQVVGLQERPVGCAEDVIKMIAIGSACRTSGQTFANASSSRSHACFQIILRRRGQMIGKFSLVDLAGNERGADTSSADRQTRMEGAEINKSLLALKECIRALGQNKSHTPFRESKLTQVLRDSFIGTNSRTCMIAMISPGMSSCEYTLNTLRYADRVKELSPHDGGSEAQSQMETEEADTSTECSDLQFNFSKDEEEELSPHMFSYREVMTQISEREEKVVEQLRELRQRMTELDYLLGITEKPDYDLETFVSRAKYFIEDSSKNFLSVKETLDALGTAMQLEEQASKQISRRRP; the protein is encoded by the exons ATGGACCCCCGCCTCTACCACATCGTCTATCCCGGCGCCGTTATTAACATCCAGCGGAGCAACG GTGCAATCCATAAGGCAACCGTGAAGATAGTGAACGTGGAGCTTTCCAGCGTGACTGTGGAGTGGGTTGAGTGCGGGGCCACCAAAGGCAAGGAG GTTGATATTAGAGATGTGATTGAAGTAAATCGTGAATTATTAGGACCACCTCCTGCTGATGTGAAAGAGAATGTTCCTTTGCAAGACAATGTAACTTCACAG aaacagaagcGTAGAACAACCCTTTCAAAAATTCCTGCTCCACGGGAAG CTGTGCGTGGCCGTTCCAGGATGTATGCTATCACAGAATCCCAGTACAGCCTCCAGGAAGATGAGATGGCAGTAGATCCCTGCACTTCTTTGCAAACCAGGAGATATTCGTCAAATCCTG TTCGAAGAAGATCTAACATTGtgaaagagatggagaaaatgaaaaacaagagagaagaaaagagagctCAAATGAGTGAAATCAGGATAAAACGAGCGCAG GAGTTTGACACCACCTGTCCAAACTGGGAATTTGCACGTATGATCAGTGAATTCAGAGCAACTTTAAAATGCCAGCCAATATCTATAAGTGATCCA ATAGAAGAGCACAGGATTTGTGTCTGTGTGAGAAAGCGCCCTCTCAATAGGCAAG AACTTACAAAAAAGGAATGTGATGTGGTTACTGTTCCAAGCAAGTGTGTCCTGATGGTGCATGAGCCAAAGCAGAAAGTGGACCTAACAAAATACCTTGAAACCCAAACATTTAGATTTGACTTTTCATTTGATGAAACTTCTTCGAATGAAATGGTATACAG ATTCACTGCTAGACCTCTTGTAGAGACCATCTTTGAGGGTGGGAAGGCGACATGCTTTGCATATGGCCAGACAGGCAGTGGCAAGACACAT ACTATGGGTGGAGACTTCTCTGGGAGAACCCAGAATGCCTCAAAGGGCATATATGCTTTTGCCT CACGAGATGTCTTCCTCCTCCTAAACCAGCCCAGGTACAGGAATCAGAATCTGGATGTCTATGTGACTTTCTTTGAAATATACAATGGAAAA GTGTTTGATCTCTTGAATAAGAAGGCCAAGCTTCGAGTCCTGGAGGATGGCAAGCAACAGGTCCAGGTTGTTGGTCTCCAAGAAAGGCCAgttggctgtgctgaggatgtCATCAAAATGATTGCAATTGGCAGTGCCTGCAG GACATCTGGGCAGACTTTTGCAAATGCCAGCTCTTCACGGTCACACGCCTGCTTCCAAATCATACTGCGCCGAAGAGGACAAATGATTGGCAAATTTTCCTTGGTGGATCTGGCAGGAAATGAAAGGGGTGCAGACACATCTAGTGCTGATCGGCAGACACGGATGGAAGGTGCTGAAATCAATAAGAGCTTGCTGGCTTTGAAG gaGTGCATCCGAGCTTTAGGGCAGAACAAGTCTCATACCCCTTTTCGAGAGAGCAAGCTGACACAGGTGCTAAGAGACTCTTTCATAGGAACAAACTCAAGGACATGCATG ATAGCAATGATTTCTCCAGGCATGAGTTCGTGTGAGTACACCTTAAACACACTGAGATACGCTGACAG AGTGAAAGAGCTCAGCCCTCATGATGGAGGTAGTGAAGCTCAGAGTCAGATGGAGACTGAGGAGGCTGACACCAGTACAGAATGCTCAGATCTTCAATTCAAT TTCTCcaaggatgaggaggaagaacTCTCCCCCCACATGTTCAGCTATCGAGAGGTTATGACTCAAATTAGTGAACGGGAGGAGAAGGTTGTAGAACAGCTCAGAGAACTGAGACAG AGAATGACTGAACTTGACTACCTCTTGGGAATCACAGAGAAACCAGATTATGATCTTGAGACCTTTGTGAGCAGAGCTAAGTACTTCATAGAGGACAGCTCAAAGAATTTCCTCAGTGTCAAAG AAACACTGGATGCCCTGGGGACTGCCATGCAACTGGAGGAACAAGCCAGCAAGCAGATAAGCCGGAGGAGGCCTTAG
- the KIF2C gene encoding kinesin-like protein KIF2C isoform X4, which produces MDPRLYHIVYPGAVINIQRSNGAIHKATVKIVNVELSSVTVEWVECGATKGKEVDIRDVIEVNRELLGPPPADVKENVPLQDNVTSQKQKRRTTLSKIPAPREAVRGRSRMYAITESQYSLQEDEMAVDPCTSLQTRRYSSNPAGRTRGSGLGCVPEASLSSVNGNTENHLPAARTSSSESPVRRRSNIVKEMEKMKNKREEKRAQMSEIRIKRAQEFDTTCPNWEFARMISEFRATLKCQPISISDPIEEHRICVCVRKRPLNRQELTKKECDVVTVPSKCVLMVHEPKQKVDLTKYLETQTFRFDFSFDETSSNEMVYRFTARPLVETIFEGGKATCFAYGQTGSGKTHTMGGDFSGRTQNASKGIYAFASRDVFLLLNQPRYRNQNLDVYVTFFEIYNGKVFDLLNKKAKLRVLEDGKQQVQVVGLQERPVGCAEDVIKMIAIGSACRTSGQTFANASSSRSHACFQIILRRRGQMIGKFSLVDLAGNERGADTSSADRQTRMEGAEINKSLLALKECIRALGQNKSHTPFRESKLTQVLRDSFIGTNSRTCMIAMISPGMSSCEYTLNTLRYADRVKELSPHDGGSEAQSQMETEEADTSTECSDLQFNFSKDEEEELSPHMFSYREVMTQISEREEKVVEQLRELRQRMTELDYLLGITEKPDYDLETFVSRAKYFIEDSSKNFLSVKETLDALGTAMQLEEQASKQISRRRP; this is translated from the exons ATGGACCCCCGCCTCTACCACATCGTCTATCCCGGCGCCGTTATTAACATCCAGCGGAGCAACG GTGCAATCCATAAGGCAACCGTGAAGATAGTGAACGTGGAGCTTTCCAGCGTGACTGTGGAGTGGGTTGAGTGCGGGGCCACCAAAGGCAAGGAG GTTGATATTAGAGATGTGATTGAAGTAAATCGTGAATTATTAGGACCACCTCCTGCTGATGTGAAAGAGAATGTTCCTTTGCAAGACAATGTAACTTCACAG aaacagaagcGTAGAACAACCCTTTCAAAAATTCCTGCTCCACGGGAAG CTGTGCGTGGCCGTTCCAGGATGTATGCTATCACAGAATCCCAGTACAGCCTCCAGGAAGATGAGATGGCAGTAGATCCCTGCACTTCTTTGCAAACCAGGAGATATTCGTCAAATCCTG CTGGCCGAACCAGGGGTAGCGGGCTGGGTTGTGTTCCAGAAGCCTCACTGTCAAGTGTAAATGGAAATACAGAGAATCATCTGCCTGCTGCTAGAACAAGCTCTTCAGAGAGCCCAG TTCGAAGAAGATCTAACATTGtgaaagagatggagaaaatgaaaaacaagagagaagaaaagagagctCAAATGAGTGAAATCAGGATAAAACGAGCGCAG GAGTTTGACACCACCTGTCCAAACTGGGAATTTGCACGTATGATCAGTGAATTCAGAGCAACTTTAAAATGCCAGCCAATATCTATAAGTGATCCA ATAGAAGAGCACAGGATTTGTGTCTGTGTGAGAAAGCGCCCTCTCAATAGGCAAG AACTTACAAAAAAGGAATGTGATGTGGTTACTGTTCCAAGCAAGTGTGTCCTGATGGTGCATGAGCCAAAGCAGAAAGTGGACCTAACAAAATACCTTGAAACCCAAACATTTAGATTTGACTTTTCATTTGATGAAACTTCTTCGAATGAAATGGTATACAG ATTCACTGCTAGACCTCTTGTAGAGACCATCTTTGAGGGTGGGAAGGCGACATGCTTTGCATATGGCCAGACAGGCAGTGGCAAGACACAT ACTATGGGTGGAGACTTCTCTGGGAGAACCCAGAATGCCTCAAAGGGCATATATGCTTTTGCCT CACGAGATGTCTTCCTCCTCCTAAACCAGCCCAGGTACAGGAATCAGAATCTGGATGTCTATGTGACTTTCTTTGAAATATACAATGGAAAA GTGTTTGATCTCTTGAATAAGAAGGCCAAGCTTCGAGTCCTGGAGGATGGCAAGCAACAGGTCCAGGTTGTTGGTCTCCAAGAAAGGCCAgttggctgtgctgaggatgtCATCAAAATGATTGCAATTGGCAGTGCCTGCAG GACATCTGGGCAGACTTTTGCAAATGCCAGCTCTTCACGGTCACACGCCTGCTTCCAAATCATACTGCGCCGAAGAGGACAAATGATTGGCAAATTTTCCTTGGTGGATCTGGCAGGAAATGAAAGGGGTGCAGACACATCTAGTGCTGATCGGCAGACACGGATGGAAGGTGCTGAAATCAATAAGAGCTTGCTGGCTTTGAAG gaGTGCATCCGAGCTTTAGGGCAGAACAAGTCTCATACCCCTTTTCGAGAGAGCAAGCTGACACAGGTGCTAAGAGACTCTTTCATAGGAACAAACTCAAGGACATGCATG ATAGCAATGATTTCTCCAGGCATGAGTTCGTGTGAGTACACCTTAAACACACTGAGATACGCTGACAG AGTGAAAGAGCTCAGCCCTCATGATGGAGGTAGTGAAGCTCAGAGTCAGATGGAGACTGAGGAGGCTGACACCAGTACAGAATGCTCAGATCTTCAATTCAAT TTCTCcaaggatgaggaggaagaacTCTCCCCCCACATGTTCAGCTATCGAGAGGTTATGACTCAAATTAGTGAACGGGAGGAGAAGGTTGTAGAACAGCTCAGAGAACTGAGACAG AGAATGACTGAACTTGACTACCTCTTGGGAATCACAGAGAAACCAGATTATGATCTTGAGACCTTTGTGAGCAGAGCTAAGTACTTCATAGAGGACAGCTCAAAGAATTTCCTCAGTGTCAAAG AAACACTGGATGCCCTGGGGACTGCCATGCAACTGGAGGAACAAGCCAGCAAGCAGATAAGCCGGAGGAGGCCTTAG
- the KIF2C gene encoding kinesin-like protein KIF2C isoform X1 → MDPRLYHIVYPGAVINIQRSNGAIHKATVKIVNVELSSVTVEWVECGATKGKEVDIRDVIEVNRELLGPPPADVKENVPLQDNVTSQKQKRRTTLSKIPAPREAVTPNVSAHEQKIQAVRGRSRMYAITESQYSLQEDEMAVDPCTSLQTRRYSSNPAAGRTRGSGLGCVPEASLSSVNGNTENHLPAARTSSSESPVRRRSNIVKEMEKMKNKREEKRAQMSEIRIKRAQEFDTTCPNWEFARMISEFRATLKCQPISISDPIEEHRICVCVRKRPLNRQELTKKECDVVTVPSKCVLMVHEPKQKVDLTKYLETQTFRFDFSFDETSSNEMVYRFTARPLVETIFEGGKATCFAYGQTGSGKTHTMGGDFSGRTQNASKGIYAFASRDVFLLLNQPRYRNQNLDVYVTFFEIYNGKVFDLLNKKAKLRVLEDGKQQVQVVGLQERPVGCAEDVIKMIAIGSACRTSGQTFANASSSRSHACFQIILRRRGQMIGKFSLVDLAGNERGADTSSADRQTRMEGAEINKSLLALKECIRALGQNKSHTPFRESKLTQVLRDSFIGTNSRTCMIAMISPGMSSCEYTLNTLRYADRVKELSPHDGGSEAQSQMETEEADTSTECSDLQFNFSKDEEEELSPHMFSYREVMTQISEREEKVVEQLRELRQRMTELDYLLGITEKPDYDLETFVSRAKYFIEDSSKNFLSVKETLDALGTAMQLEEQASKQISRRRP, encoded by the exons ATGGACCCCCGCCTCTACCACATCGTCTATCCCGGCGCCGTTATTAACATCCAGCGGAGCAACG GTGCAATCCATAAGGCAACCGTGAAGATAGTGAACGTGGAGCTTTCCAGCGTGACTGTGGAGTGGGTTGAGTGCGGGGCCACCAAAGGCAAGGAG GTTGATATTAGAGATGTGATTGAAGTAAATCGTGAATTATTAGGACCACCTCCTGCTGATGTGAAAGAGAATGTTCCTTTGCAAGACAATGTAACTTCACAG aaacagaagcGTAGAACAACCCTTTCAAAAATTCCTGCTCCACGGGAAG CAGTCACACCTAATGTCTCTGCACATGAGCAGAAGATTCAAG CTGTGCGTGGCCGTTCCAGGATGTATGCTATCACAGAATCCCAGTACAGCCTCCAGGAAGATGAGATGGCAGTAGATCCCTGCACTTCTTTGCAAACCAGGAGATATTCGTCAAATCCTG CAGCTGGCCGAACCAGGGGTAGCGGGCTGGGTTGTGTTCCAGAAGCCTCACTGTCAAGTGTAAATGGAAATACAGAGAATCATCTGCCTGCTGCTAGAACAAGCTCTTCAGAGAGCCCAG TTCGAAGAAGATCTAACATTGtgaaagagatggagaaaatgaaaaacaagagagaagaaaagagagctCAAATGAGTGAAATCAGGATAAAACGAGCGCAG GAGTTTGACACCACCTGTCCAAACTGGGAATTTGCACGTATGATCAGTGAATTCAGAGCAACTTTAAAATGCCAGCCAATATCTATAAGTGATCCA ATAGAAGAGCACAGGATTTGTGTCTGTGTGAGAAAGCGCCCTCTCAATAGGCAAG AACTTACAAAAAAGGAATGTGATGTGGTTACTGTTCCAAGCAAGTGTGTCCTGATGGTGCATGAGCCAAAGCAGAAAGTGGACCTAACAAAATACCTTGAAACCCAAACATTTAGATTTGACTTTTCATTTGATGAAACTTCTTCGAATGAAATGGTATACAG ATTCACTGCTAGACCTCTTGTAGAGACCATCTTTGAGGGTGGGAAGGCGACATGCTTTGCATATGGCCAGACAGGCAGTGGCAAGACACAT ACTATGGGTGGAGACTTCTCTGGGAGAACCCAGAATGCCTCAAAGGGCATATATGCTTTTGCCT CACGAGATGTCTTCCTCCTCCTAAACCAGCCCAGGTACAGGAATCAGAATCTGGATGTCTATGTGACTTTCTTTGAAATATACAATGGAAAA GTGTTTGATCTCTTGAATAAGAAGGCCAAGCTTCGAGTCCTGGAGGATGGCAAGCAACAGGTCCAGGTTGTTGGTCTCCAAGAAAGGCCAgttggctgtgctgaggatgtCATCAAAATGATTGCAATTGGCAGTGCCTGCAG GACATCTGGGCAGACTTTTGCAAATGCCAGCTCTTCACGGTCACACGCCTGCTTCCAAATCATACTGCGCCGAAGAGGACAAATGATTGGCAAATTTTCCTTGGTGGATCTGGCAGGAAATGAAAGGGGTGCAGACACATCTAGTGCTGATCGGCAGACACGGATGGAAGGTGCTGAAATCAATAAGAGCTTGCTGGCTTTGAAG gaGTGCATCCGAGCTTTAGGGCAGAACAAGTCTCATACCCCTTTTCGAGAGAGCAAGCTGACACAGGTGCTAAGAGACTCTTTCATAGGAACAAACTCAAGGACATGCATG ATAGCAATGATTTCTCCAGGCATGAGTTCGTGTGAGTACACCTTAAACACACTGAGATACGCTGACAG AGTGAAAGAGCTCAGCCCTCATGATGGAGGTAGTGAAGCTCAGAGTCAGATGGAGACTGAGGAGGCTGACACCAGTACAGAATGCTCAGATCTTCAATTCAAT TTCTCcaaggatgaggaggaagaacTCTCCCCCCACATGTTCAGCTATCGAGAGGTTATGACTCAAATTAGTGAACGGGAGGAGAAGGTTGTAGAACAGCTCAGAGAACTGAGACAG AGAATGACTGAACTTGACTACCTCTTGGGAATCACAGAGAAACCAGATTATGATCTTGAGACCTTTGTGAGCAGAGCTAAGTACTTCATAGAGGACAGCTCAAAGAATTTCCTCAGTGTCAAAG AAACACTGGATGCCCTGGGGACTGCCATGCAACTGGAGGAACAAGCCAGCAAGCAGATAAGCCGGAGGAGGCCTTAG
- the KIF2C gene encoding kinesin-like protein KIF2C isoform X5 — protein sequence MDPRLYHIVYPGAVINIQRSNGAIHKATVKIVNVELSSVTVEWVECGATKGKEVDIRDVIEVNRELLGPPPADVKENVPLQDNVTSQKQKRRTTLSKIPAPREAVTPNVSAHEQKIQAVRGRSRMYAITESQYSLQEDEMAVDPCTSLQTRRYSSNPVRRRSNIVKEMEKMKNKREEKRAQMSEIRIKRAQEFDTTCPNWEFARMISEFRATLKCQPISISDPIEEHRICVCVRKRPLNRQELTKKECDVVTVPSKCVLMVHEPKQKVDLTKYLETQTFRFDFSFDETSSNEMVYRFTARPLVETIFEGGKATCFAYGQTGSGKTHTMGGDFSGRTQNASKGIYAFASRDVFLLLNQPRYRNQNLDVYVTFFEIYNGKVFDLLNKKAKLRVLEDGKQQVQVVGLQERPVGCAEDVIKMIAIGSACRTSGQTFANASSSRSHACFQIILRRRGQMIGKFSLVDLAGNERGADTSSADRQTRMEGAEINKSLLALKECIRALGQNKSHTPFRESKLTQVLRDSFIGTNSRTCMIAMISPGMSSCEYTLNTLRYADRVKELSPHDGGSEAQSQMETEEADTSTECSDLQFNFSKDEEEELSPHMFSYREVMTQISEREEKVVEQLRELRQRMTELDYLLGITEKPDYDLETFVSRAKYFIEDSSKNFLSVKETLDALGTAMQLEEQASKQISRRRP from the exons ATGGACCCCCGCCTCTACCACATCGTCTATCCCGGCGCCGTTATTAACATCCAGCGGAGCAACG GTGCAATCCATAAGGCAACCGTGAAGATAGTGAACGTGGAGCTTTCCAGCGTGACTGTGGAGTGGGTTGAGTGCGGGGCCACCAAAGGCAAGGAG GTTGATATTAGAGATGTGATTGAAGTAAATCGTGAATTATTAGGACCACCTCCTGCTGATGTGAAAGAGAATGTTCCTTTGCAAGACAATGTAACTTCACAG aaacagaagcGTAGAACAACCCTTTCAAAAATTCCTGCTCCACGGGAAG CAGTCACACCTAATGTCTCTGCACATGAGCAGAAGATTCAAG CTGTGCGTGGCCGTTCCAGGATGTATGCTATCACAGAATCCCAGTACAGCCTCCAGGAAGATGAGATGGCAGTAGATCCCTGCACTTCTTTGCAAACCAGGAGATATTCGTCAAATCCTG TTCGAAGAAGATCTAACATTGtgaaagagatggagaaaatgaaaaacaagagagaagaaaagagagctCAAATGAGTGAAATCAGGATAAAACGAGCGCAG GAGTTTGACACCACCTGTCCAAACTGGGAATTTGCACGTATGATCAGTGAATTCAGAGCAACTTTAAAATGCCAGCCAATATCTATAAGTGATCCA ATAGAAGAGCACAGGATTTGTGTCTGTGTGAGAAAGCGCCCTCTCAATAGGCAAG AACTTACAAAAAAGGAATGTGATGTGGTTACTGTTCCAAGCAAGTGTGTCCTGATGGTGCATGAGCCAAAGCAGAAAGTGGACCTAACAAAATACCTTGAAACCCAAACATTTAGATTTGACTTTTCATTTGATGAAACTTCTTCGAATGAAATGGTATACAG ATTCACTGCTAGACCTCTTGTAGAGACCATCTTTGAGGGTGGGAAGGCGACATGCTTTGCATATGGCCAGACAGGCAGTGGCAAGACACAT ACTATGGGTGGAGACTTCTCTGGGAGAACCCAGAATGCCTCAAAGGGCATATATGCTTTTGCCT CACGAGATGTCTTCCTCCTCCTAAACCAGCCCAGGTACAGGAATCAGAATCTGGATGTCTATGTGACTTTCTTTGAAATATACAATGGAAAA GTGTTTGATCTCTTGAATAAGAAGGCCAAGCTTCGAGTCCTGGAGGATGGCAAGCAACAGGTCCAGGTTGTTGGTCTCCAAGAAAGGCCAgttggctgtgctgaggatgtCATCAAAATGATTGCAATTGGCAGTGCCTGCAG GACATCTGGGCAGACTTTTGCAAATGCCAGCTCTTCACGGTCACACGCCTGCTTCCAAATCATACTGCGCCGAAGAGGACAAATGATTGGCAAATTTTCCTTGGTGGATCTGGCAGGAAATGAAAGGGGTGCAGACACATCTAGTGCTGATCGGCAGACACGGATGGAAGGTGCTGAAATCAATAAGAGCTTGCTGGCTTTGAAG gaGTGCATCCGAGCTTTAGGGCAGAACAAGTCTCATACCCCTTTTCGAGAGAGCAAGCTGACACAGGTGCTAAGAGACTCTTTCATAGGAACAAACTCAAGGACATGCATG ATAGCAATGATTTCTCCAGGCATGAGTTCGTGTGAGTACACCTTAAACACACTGAGATACGCTGACAG AGTGAAAGAGCTCAGCCCTCATGATGGAGGTAGTGAAGCTCAGAGTCAGATGGAGACTGAGGAGGCTGACACCAGTACAGAATGCTCAGATCTTCAATTCAAT TTCTCcaaggatgaggaggaagaacTCTCCCCCCACATGTTCAGCTATCGAGAGGTTATGACTCAAATTAGTGAACGGGAGGAGAAGGTTGTAGAACAGCTCAGAGAACTGAGACAG AGAATGACTGAACTTGACTACCTCTTGGGAATCACAGAGAAACCAGATTATGATCTTGAGACCTTTGTGAGCAGAGCTAAGTACTTCATAGAGGACAGCTCAAAGAATTTCCTCAGTGTCAAAG AAACACTGGATGCCCTGGGGACTGCCATGCAACTGGAGGAACAAGCCAGCAAGCAGATAAGCCGGAGGAGGCCTTAG